Proteins from one Cicer arietinum cultivar CDC Frontier isolate Library 1 chromosome 3, Cicar.CDCFrontier_v2.0, whole genome shotgun sequence genomic window:
- the LOC101499659 gene encoding transcription factor bHLH106, producing MLHQHIHHFEFDMENSQLFQFLAANNPSFFDYSPSNTTMHQSFSTSLEVSEITDTPSQQQRALAAMKNHKEAEKRRRERINSHLDHLRTLLPCNSKTDKASLLAKVVQRVKELKQQTSEITKLETVPSETDEITVLSTGGDYTGDTRLIFKASLCCEDRSDLIPDLVDILKSLHLKTLKAEMATLGGRTRNVLVVAADHKEHSIESIHFLQNSLRSLVDRSTSCNDRSKRRRGLDRRMMH from the exons ATGCTTCACCAACATATTCATCACTTTGAGTTTGACATGGAAAACTCCCAACTCTTCCAATTCCTTGCTGCCAACAACCCCTCATTCTTTGACTACTCCCCATCTAACACTACCATGCACCAAAGTTTCTCTACTTCATTAGAAGTTTCTGAAATTACGGATACACCCTCGCAGCAACAAAGAGCTCTGGCTGCTATGAAGAACCATAAGGAAGCTGAGAAGAGAAGGAGGGAGAGAATCAATTCACATCTTGACCATCTTCGCACTCTTCTCCCTTGCAATTCCAAG ACAGACAAGGCTTCTCTACTTGCAAAAGTAGTTCAACGAGTGAAAGAGCTAAAACAACAAACTTCCGAAATCACTAAACTAGAAACCGTTCCATCAGAAACCGACGAGATAACCGTTCTCTCAACCGGCGGCGACTACACCGGCGACACCAGACTCATTTTCAAAGCCTCATTATGCTGCGAGGATCGCTCCGATCTAATACCGGATCTCGTCGATATCCTCAAGTCTCTTCACTTGAAAACTCTAAAAGCTGAAATGGCTACACTTGGTGGAAGAACGCGTAACGTTCTTGTGGTTGCTGCTGATCATAAAGAACATAGCATTGAATCGATTCATTTCCTTCAGAACTCGTTGAGGTCTTTAGTGGATAGATCGACTAGTTGTAATGATAGGTCGAAACGACGTCGTGGGTTGGATCGAAGAATGATGCATTAA